In the Candidatus Latescibacter sp. genome, CTTTCCGGGATATTGATGACCATTGCCGAGCACTGGCCGAAGGTATCGGAGGTTTTCGTGGGATCGATCTCGACAAATGCGCCGTTCCAGAGAACAAAGAGCCGCTCGCCCTTGTCATCCAGCTTGATGGAGAAGGTTCCGCCCGGAGTGTAGCCGTACTTGTCATAATAGTAAGGGAACATGAAGGCAAGTACCTTCTTTATGCCGGTTTGCGTGTCGTATTGGATCACCGGTGAGCCGTCCGAATAGCCGTGGCCGTGCGCGCCGGGGAGATAATAGACATAGCGTCCCTTGGGGCTTCTGTCCATGGAGGCTGTATATTTCTGTATGCCGACCCAGTTGTACCCTTTGTCCACGATCTCTTCCTTGACCGGGTCGAATGTGAAAAGCTTGCCGCTGTAGGAAATACACCAGAAGAGGCCGTCCGGGCCGCGCTCACGGGTCTCGGCGCGCAACTGTGTGTAGCCGCCGGCTTTTCCGCCGCGGGTTGAATCAAGGTTTTCTTGTGGCATGTGGCAGTCGAGTTTGGAGAAGCGGTTCTTGAAAGGATCATACTTGATGATATGCAGCAACGAGTCGGCCTTCTGGTCGCGGTTGGAAGTGTAGACCATACCGGTTGCATTGTCGATGAGGATGGCCCGCTCCCACCAGCCCATACCGGTGGGCAGGTATCCGGCCCACTTGGTCTCCTGTTTGTTGATGTCCCAGGCGAGGAATTCGCCGAACATGCCGACCGCATACATGATGCCCCGAGCGGTGTCCACCCGGTGGTAAGGCCAGGAGGCGCGCTTTAGCGGGACGCCGTAATCCACGATGTCCCCGGTGAGCACATCGTAGCTCATGATGTGGCCGCCGTCGTAACCTGTGGCGTAATCTTCCTCATCAGGCTCATCGTACTTGGCCCAGTAGGTGCAGTACCAGAGACTCGGGCTTTTCAAATCCTTGCTCTGATAGAAATCCAGCCAGCCGTGAATCTTGCCTTCGGAGAACTGATCCATCTTCCGGCCCAGCACCTTGTTCACTTCGGGAAGGCAGCGCACTGTTTTTGTCGCCGGATCATATTCCACAAGAAGGATATGGGCGTCATATTTGCCGTGATCGCCTATCGCGGAATAAAATTTACCCGTACGGGTATCATAGTTAGCCTGGCACCAGTTGGACCAGGGCCCCGGTTCATTGCTGATTTTGGACTTTGATTTCACCGGTGACTCCCCTATCCAGAGCGGCTCAACCGGAACCACACAGAATTCGACCGTGGGCGGCGTCTTGGCGATGACATAATCTTTCCCGGCAAATTTGGCCACGCTCTCGATGGGGACCAGCATCTTGGGATCGCTGTCAACCACCACCTTGCCGGTATAGAGGAGTTTGGACTTGTCCAGACGTTCGGCGACCTCTTTTTTCTTTTGTTCGCCTGGACTGGGAGTGACCGGGCGCTCGATTGTCTTCATCCCTTTGTGGAGAATGCCGTGCCCTCCACCTTTGATCATTGTCGAGCAGCCAAGAGCGGCAAACAAAACAAACGCAGCCGTCAGGACGATAAATACAGAGATCCTTTTGAGGTTGATCATGCTTCCCTCCTAAAAACAGTGTGGGTTGAAAATGTATGCGGGGAGATCCATGCCGTTTGCATGATCTTTGCAATGGAATGGTGTATAGTATAGGAATTTTTTCGGGCGATTTCAAAACTTTTCTTGCCCCTGATTCACGAATTTCTTGAACTGTAACAAAAGAAAGCCGATTGCATACAGAACCTTTCTTGCTCTATCCCGATATTATCTTGACAAATGGGGCAACGGATATGTTATTATATAGCTTAATAAGGGGAAAAAAGATTAAATCCCGACAGCTTCAGAAAGGGAATTGTGATGATAAAACATCAGGCTGACCCGGAGAGGGATGCAATTTCGGATATCGATTTCATGTCTGTTCATGACGCGGGAAACAGTATTGCAAAAAAAGCAGCCACAACAAAAACCCGTCACCGCGCTCTGGCGCGGCGGCTTCGGAAAAACAGCCAGATAGCTTCCCAAAGCGCCGAGATTTCTCTGGGGATCGAAGAAATCGCCGGCTTTTCCGACAAAATCATCGAGTCTTTCGAGGCCGCGAAACGATCTCTGGACCGTGCCGCCCGGGATTCGAAAGATGAAAAGAAGCTCTGGCAATCCCTTTTCGAATCCTCCGGAAAAACGCTGGAAATCTCGGCATCGAATGCCGCCGCGGTAGGGGAAGCCGCGCAGGGGTTCAAACGAAACTCCCGCTCTCTGGATGAAGTTATGGATTCCATTCAAAAAGCGGCCCAGGTGCACGGTGAAAATCTCAAAACATCACAGGAACTGGGGAAATTAATAGAGACCGCCGATGATCTCACCGCCAATATCATCTCCCTTGCCGACCGCGCCGATATTGCTTCATTGAACTCCGCTCTGGAGGCTGGCAAAGCCGGAGAAGACGGGGCTGGTTTCGCCGTAGTCACCGGCATGCTCCGTAAATCTACCGCAGCCTTTCAAAAGCGGGCCGGAGATTTCACCGAGCTTCTTACCCGAATCAAATCCATCCAGGGCGGCATTACTTCACGGGCAGTGGAAGTTTCTGAAAAAATCCGGACTGTTGATGTATTGACCGCCGGAGTTCGTAACGCCTTTAATGAGATAACGGGCGACATGGATTTGCTCATTTTGGCGGCGGGTGAATATTCAGCTAAAACCGGGATGGTTTTCCCCGCAACGGATGAGGATGAATCATCGGAAGAAATATCTCTTTCCCTGGACAGCGCCATGGACAGTATAAACCATGCGCTCTCTCTGATCGAGAGCCAGGAGAGACTGTTTTCTGAAGCCGCCAGCCAGGCCGATATTCTCCTTGAAGCCACCGGAAAACTTGCTTCTGTCGAGGCGGTTTCCACCGCTCTGGATGCACTTTATACCATTATCGATTCATTCATCAAATCCCTTGAAGCCGCTTCGGAGCATTTGGAAACGACTATGCCTGCAATCCATAACGCTATGCAGGAAATAGAGATAATAGGTAAAAGCTCTGTGTCGAACAGGGAATTTTTGACTCGATTGTCCCAGACCGCCGAAGAGTTTCTCTCCGTCGCGAATCGCTCCCAGGAAACGTTCGGAAAGCTGCGGGAAAGTCTGGTGCCTTCGCATTCCATTCTTCGGAATGTAGCCAGAGAGCTCCAGATTCTTGTGAGTGAGCATGAGGCGTTTCTGCAGGAACTGTACTCTCTTGAGCCATTTCAGAAACACCTTGCCCGGTTCGCCGAAGGCATGGGGGATTTTTCCACCCGGATGGACTTTTTTGCGGTAAACGGAGGGATTGAGGTTGTGCGGGCAGGCGCCCGGGGGTCTGGATTCGCATCACTTCCCCAGGAATTCGAGGCAATCGGCGCCGATTTGGCAGGGCTGGAACAATCAATCCGGGAGTACGGCGACCGGCTGGGAGAAATGGCTCAATCATTGATAAAGCGAGAGACGAGCGAACCGTGGCAGGCCATACTGCTTTCGGTGACCGGAATTGCCGACGGCATTAAGGAGATACTGGAGAGCTATCTTGCTACTGGGTCACGGGAAAATGCTTCTCTCTTCTCGATTATCTCCGATACTATCCGCCGCATCGAAAAAATCCGGGATAAATCCGATACGATGATGAAAACCGCTTCCTCAGCCGTCCAATCCATCACTCTGGCTGCGGAATTTGCTGAAAATCAGAAGAATGTCTTCCGTCAGACTATTGCCACGGCGGAAAAGATCAGTATACTGGCGGATGAGCTGTACCCGGATTCAGAACCATGATTCATTCGAATCATGGTTCTGACAGTTTTTCTCTCTAAACT is a window encoding:
- a CDS encoding methyl-accepting chemotaxis protein — translated: MIKHQADPERDAISDIDFMSVHDAGNSIAKKAATTKTRHRALARRLRKNSQIASQSAEISLGIEEIAGFSDKIIESFEAAKRSLDRAARDSKDEKKLWQSLFESSGKTLEISASNAAAVGEAAQGFKRNSRSLDEVMDSIQKAAQVHGENLKTSQELGKLIETADDLTANIISLADRADIASLNSALEAGKAGEDGAGFAVVTGMLRKSTAAFQKRAGDFTELLTRIKSIQGGITSRAVEVSEKIRTVDVLTAGVRNAFNEITGDMDLLILAAGEYSAKTGMVFPATDEDESSEEISLSLDSAMDSINHALSLIESQERLFSEAASQADILLEATGKLASVEAVSTALDALYTIIDSFIKSLEAASEHLETTMPAIHNAMQEIEIIGKSSVSNREFLTRLSQTAEEFLSVANRSQETFGKLRESLVPSHSILRNVARELQILVSEHEAFLQELYSLEPFQKHLARFAEGMGDFSTRMDFFAVNGGIEVVRAGARGSGFASLPQEFEAIGADLAGLEQSIREYGDRLGEMAQSLIKRETSEPWQAILLSVTGIADGIKEILESYLATGSRENASLFSIISDTIRRIEKIRDKSDTMMKTASSAVQSITLAAEFAENQKNVFRQTIATAEKISILADELYPDSEP